From a single Plasmodium yoelii strain 17X genome assembly, chromosome: 9 genomic region:
- a CDS encoding heat shock factor-binding protein 1, putative, with the protein MANNNENMNFKDIINSRENQINTNIINENMNNYCNSYNLNQNSVNICKGNTELYNQGLNSNANMNTTSRKDNVEIYVENMLSELKNKMQNLSNNLLSKVDNMEKSLESLENIMSTFSNKTEL; encoded by the coding sequence ATGgctaataataatgaaaatatgaattttaAGGACATTATAAATAGTAGggaaaatcaaataaatacaaacataattaatgaaaatatgaataactATTGTAATTCATATAATCTTAATCAAAATTCagttaatatatgtaaaggAAACACCGAGTTATATAATCAAGGCCTAAACAGTAATGCCAATATGAACACTACTTCAAGAAAAGATAATGTAGAAATATATGTTGAAAATATGCTTagtgaattaaaaaataaaatgcaaAACCTAtcgaataatttattaagcAAAGTTGATAATATGGAGAAATCGTTAGAAAGCCTCGAAAATATCATGTCTactttttcaaataaaaccGAATTATAA
- a CDS encoding palmitoyltransferase DHHC3, putative, whose amino-acid sequence MNKKIVVFRDDTKSKEADEFVRKNGFTLPFQIFQILSFLIFIVIITFIICISAFNTNPIFITFYILFGILTITILVLSYIVTSINPIDPLSFKYINRIANEEEIKGLYECDICGFVEPQSKHCKVCNKCVSVFDHHCMWVNNCIGKKNYKYFVSLLLALTIFHCFVFLFCGVTFFMSLKHDIIKDRWNSFYGAYNDALFYTLICALFVLNGIIFILVIQLFGLHIYLISKKMTTYEYIINRSNSEDKEKMGIKTFFEWIIIDKKRLKKNVSQSEQDIENPKVETEMSIKY is encoded by the exons ATGAATAAGAAAATAGTTGTCTTTAGAGATGATACAAAATCAAAAGAAGCGGATGAATTTGTACGAAAAAATGGGTTTACTTTACCCTTTcaaatatttcaaatattGTCTTTTCTGATATTTATAGTTATAATTACATTCATTATTTGTATTTCTGCATTTAATACCAATCcaatatttataacattttatatactcTTTGGAATTCTAACTATTACTATTCTTGTATTATCTTATATTGTAACATCGATCAATCCTATAGATCCTCTGTCttttaagtatattaatagaaTAGCAAATGAAGAAGAAATTAAAGGATTATATGAATGTGATATTTGTGGATTTGTAGAGCCTCAGAGTAAACATTGTAAAGTTTGCAATAAATGTGTTTCTGTTTTTGACCATCATTGTATGTGGGTTAATAATTGcataggaaaaaaaaattacaa GTATTTTGTATCCCTACTACTAGCCTTAACAATTTTTCATTGTTTCGTATTTCTCTTCTGTGGGGTTACTTTTTTCATGTCTTTGAAACATGATATTATAAAGGATCGATGGAATAGC ttttaCGGAGCTTACAACGACGCATTATTCTACACACTGATATGTGCACTCTTTGTGTTAAAtggaataatttttattctaGTCATACAACTCTTTGGGTTGCACATTTATTtgatttcaaaaaaaatgacaacatatgaatatataattaaccGATCTAAC tcaGAAGACAAGGAAAAGATGGgaattaaaacatttttcGAATGGATTATTATAGATAAAAA GAGATTGAAAAAGAATGTTAGCCAAAGCgaa CAGGATATAGAAAACCCCAAAGTGGAAACTGAAatgtctataaaatattaa